One window from the genome of Roseomonas haemaphysalidis encodes:
- a CDS encoding SDR family NAD(P)-dependent oxidoreductase codes for MRDLAGKVVMVSGAARGIGRAIAERLQAAGCTVSAGVRDLSRAPAGAAGFLYDATTPRSAAAWAEGTVARFGRVDALVNAAGINPRATLLEGPDEAFQDLWSVNAMGPILAVRAAWPHLKASGQGRVINVASLSGKRIRNDNLGYAMSKFAVMALTQEVRRLGWEHGIRATALCPGFVDTDMTSHVTSLPRDRMTRPEDLALLAEMLLRLPNTASVAELLVNCRHEDTL; via the coding sequence TTGCGTGACCTCGCGGGGAAGGTGGTGATGGTGTCCGGTGCCGCGCGCGGCATCGGGCGGGCCATCGCCGAACGGCTGCAGGCGGCGGGGTGCACCGTCAGCGCCGGGGTGCGGGACCTTTCTCGCGCGCCGGCGGGCGCGGCGGGCTTTCTGTATGACGCCACCACGCCCCGCAGCGCCGCCGCCTGGGCCGAGGGCACGGTGGCACGCTTCGGCCGCGTCGATGCGCTGGTCAACGCCGCCGGCATCAATCCGCGCGCTACGCTGCTGGAGGGGCCGGACGAAGCCTTCCAGGATCTCTGGTCCGTCAACGCCATGGGGCCGATCCTGGCGGTGCGTGCCGCCTGGCCGCACCTGAAGGCGAGCGGGCAGGGGCGGGTGATCAATGTCGCCTCGCTGTCCGGCAAGCGGATCCGCAACGACAACCTCGGCTATGCCATGAGCAAGTTCGCCGTCATGGCACTGACGCAGGAGGTGCGGCGGCTGGGCTGGGAGCACGGCATCCGTGCCACGGCGCTCTGCCCCGGCTTCGTGGATACTGACATGACCTCGCATGTCACCTCCCTGCCGCGCGACCGCATGACCCGCCCTGAGGACTTGGCATTGCTGGCCGAGATGCTGCTGCGCTTGCCCAACACCGCCAGCGTCGCCGAGCTCCTGGTGAATTGCCGGCACGAGGACACGCTGTGA
- a CDS encoding (2Fe-2S)-binding protein: MKLARLRDTDRPPLHLTLDGAPVAGLEGDTVLTALLAGGAGHLRASEFGDGPRAGFCLMGACQDCWVSVEGLGRVRACATLARDGMKVMRG; encoded by the coding sequence GTGAAGCTGGCCCGCCTGCGCGACACCGACCGGCCGCCGCTCCACCTGACGCTGGATGGCGCCCCGGTCGCGGGCCTGGAGGGCGACACGGTGCTGACTGCCCTGCTGGCCGGCGGCGCCGGCCACCTGCGGGCCAGCGAGTTCGGCGACGGCCCGCGCGCCGGCTTCTGCCTGATGGGCGCCTGCCAGGACTGCTGGGTTTCGGTGGAGGGTCTCGGCCGGGTCCGGGCCTGTGCCACCCTGGCGCGGGACGGCATGAAGGTCATGCGCGGATGA
- a CDS encoding NAD(P)/FAD-dependent oxidoreductase yields the protein MKVAVVGAGPAGVRAVTALLEAGLRPVWLDEAVEGGGRIYQRPPAGLRRDARQLYGFEAKRATALHAAFDIARARADWRPETLVWNIRPGARQLNTLGAGRQGVVDYDSAILCTGAMDRVLPVPGWTLPGVTTMGGAQIALKSQGCGIGRRVAFLGSGPLLWLVAYQYARAGAEVAAVLDTTPFATKAAAAPGLLRGPATFAKGLYYIAWLRAHRVRIAEGVTPLAIEGQDTVAGIRWRDARGREHQVECDAVGMGWGLKPEAQLADLAGIPFDFDPQQHGWAPRRDAAGRTPVPDLYLAGDGSGIGGAEVAELGGQRAALALLQDAGHAVDTTVLDAKLRNLARFRAALESAFPFPAHLAAGMPDDAIFCRCENLTAGALRATTDGPALGAPELNRAKAISRAGMGRCQGRVCGAAAAEILAAKLGCSVAEVGRLRGQAPVKPIPLGAAP from the coding sequence ATGAAGGTGGCGGTGGTCGGTGCCGGCCCGGCCGGCGTGCGGGCGGTGACGGCGCTGCTGGAGGCCGGGCTCCGCCCCGTCTGGCTGGACGAGGCAGTGGAGGGCGGCGGCCGCATCTACCAGCGCCCGCCCGCGGGGCTGCGGCGCGACGCGCGCCAGCTCTACGGTTTCGAGGCCAAGCGGGCCACCGCGCTGCATGCCGCCTTTGACATCGCCCGGGCACGGGCCGACTGGCGGCCGGAAACGCTGGTCTGGAACATCCGCCCCGGCGCGCGGCAGTTGAACACGCTCGGCGCCGGGCGGCAGGGCGTGGTGGACTACGACTCCGCCATCCTGTGCACCGGCGCCATGGACCGCGTGCTGCCGGTGCCGGGCTGGACCCTGCCGGGCGTCACCACCATGGGCGGCGCGCAGATCGCCCTGAAGTCGCAGGGCTGCGGCATCGGCCGGCGGGTGGCCTTTCTGGGCAGCGGTCCGCTGCTGTGGCTGGTGGCCTATCAATACGCCAGGGCGGGGGCCGAGGTGGCGGCCGTGCTGGACACCACGCCCTTCGCCACCAAGGCCGCCGCCGCCCCCGGCCTGCTGCGCGGGCCCGCCACCTTCGCCAAGGGGCTCTACTACATCGCCTGGCTGCGGGCGCATCGCGTCCGGATCGCCGAAGGTGTCACGCCGCTGGCGATCGAAGGTCAGGACACGGTGGCCGGCATTCGCTGGCGCGATGCGCGGGGGCGTGAGCACCAAGTGGAATGCGATGCCGTGGGCATGGGTTGGGGGCTGAAGCCGGAAGCGCAGCTCGCGGACCTCGCCGGCATCCCCTTCGATTTCGACCCCCAGCAGCACGGCTGGGCCCCCCGGCGGGACGCTGCCGGGCGCACACCCGTCCCGGACCTTTATCTCGCGGGCGACGGCAGCGGCATCGGCGGCGCGGAGGTGGCGGAACTCGGTGGCCAGCGCGCGGCCCTGGCGTTGCTGCAGGATGCCGGGCATGCCGTGGACACGACGGTGCTGGACGCCAAGCTGCGCAACCTGGCCCGTTTCCGTGCCGCTCTCGAAAGCGCCTTTCCCTTTCCGGCGCATCTGGCGGCCGGGATGCCCGACGACGCCATCTTCTGCCGGTGCGAGAACCTGACGGCCGGCGCGTTGCGCGCCACCACTGACGGCCCGGCGCTGGGCGCGCCGGAACTGAACCGCGCCAAGGCCATCAGCCGCGCCGGCATGGGCCGTTGCCAGGGCCGCGTTTGTGGCGCCGCCGCGGCCGAGATCCTCGCTGCCAAGCTGGGCTGCTCCGTGGCGGAGGTTGGGCGGCTGCGCGGGCAGGCGCCGGTCAAGCCGATCCCGCTGGGGGCGGCGCCATGA
- a CDS encoding NAD(P)/FAD-dependent oxidoreductase, with product MSFDVLVLGAGGAGCSAALHLARRGAKVALLERGLVGGQASGVNYGGVRQQGRHPAELPIARRSRELWGRMKHLAGTEAEFTVTGHLKLARSAAEEAVLVAYLDVAREHGLGLRMVGRNAIRADYPWLGPTVVAGSMSPEDGSANPRLLAPALARAARQAGASIHERCEVLEMAHDGALFHLGTAGGGRFSAPVLLNVAGFWGGRVAAAFGEPVPVVPLSPNMFVTEPLPYMIEPNLGVVGGNVYLRQIPRGNVVIGGGHGESDPGPPGAIPWSRPVAEVTMATAALAIELVPHLAGAQVIRSWSGIDGQMPDSIPVIGPSATTPGLFHAFGFSGAGFQLGPAIGAILSELVLDGQTDVPLEPFRITRFAQAV from the coding sequence ATGAGCTTCGACGTCCTGGTGCTCGGGGCCGGGGGCGCCGGCTGCTCGGCGGCGCTGCACCTGGCGCGGCGGGGCGCAAAGGTGGCGCTGCTGGAACGCGGGCTGGTGGGCGGCCAGGCCTCCGGCGTCAACTACGGCGGGGTGCGGCAGCAGGGGCGCCACCCGGCGGAATTGCCGATCGCCCGCCGCTCGCGCGAGCTCTGGGGCCGCATGAAGCATCTGGCCGGCACGGAAGCGGAGTTCACCGTCACCGGCCACCTGAAGCTGGCCCGCTCGGCGGCGGAGGAGGCGGTGCTCGTCGCCTATCTCGACGTGGCGCGGGAGCATGGGCTGGGGCTGCGCATGGTCGGCCGCAACGCGATCCGCGCTGATTATCCGTGGCTGGGGCCGACGGTGGTGGCGGGCTCCATGTCGCCGGAAGACGGCTCGGCCAACCCCCGGCTGCTGGCACCCGCCCTGGCCCGCGCGGCGCGGCAGGCCGGCGCCAGCATTCACGAGCGGTGCGAGGTGCTGGAGATGGCGCATGACGGCGCGCTGTTCCACCTCGGCACGGCGGGCGGCGGCCGGTTCTCCGCCCCGGTTCTGCTGAATGTCGCGGGCTTCTGGGGCGGCCGGGTGGCGGCGGCCTTTGGCGAGCCGGTGCCGGTGGTCCCGCTCAGCCCCAACATGTTTGTCACCGAGCCGCTGCCCTACATGATCGAGCCGAACCTCGGCGTGGTCGGTGGCAATGTCTACCTGCGCCAGATTCCGCGTGGCAACGTGGTGATCGGCGGCGGCCATGGGGAAAGCGACCCGGGGCCGCCGGGCGCCATCCCCTGGTCCCGCCCGGTCGCGGAGGTGACCATGGCCACCGCCGCCCTGGCCATCGAGCTGGTGCCGCACCTGGCTGGCGCGCAGGTGATCCGGTCCTGGAGCGGCATCGACGGGCAGATGCCCGACAGCATCCCGGTGATCGGCCCCAGCGCCACCACGCCGGGGCTGTTCCACGCCTTCGGCTTCTCGGGCGCGGGCTTCCAGCTTGGCCCGGCAATCGGTGCCATTCTGAGCGAACTGGTGCTGGACGGGCAAACGGACGTGCCGCTGGAGCCCTTCCGCATCACCCGCTTCGCGCAGGCCGTCTGA
- a CDS encoding phosphotransferase enzyme family protein, with amino-acid sequence MYDAAFLDRLRCLLAAALPRWGLPADAPLSLLNVSENATFIAGEALVLRVYRDGYHTPAEMRSELDWIAALRAAGVVHTPAPVPALDGTLLQALPDGAVLRHAVAFAHMPGVDPAGDLPARFRQLGGITARLHAHARGWSPPEGFRRKRWDASTMLGDQGHWGPWRAAIGLDAAGEAVLAAVASRLGDELDAFGDGPDRFGLVHADLRLTNLLADGARLGVIDFDDCGFCWHLYDFAAAVSFMEHDPAVPRLMAEWIAGYRAVAPLAERDTAMLPRFIMLRRMLLTAWIASHAETPTAQALGADYTHGTVTMGRRFLAGTGVASG; translated from the coding sequence ATGTACGATGCCGCCTTTCTCGACCGCCTGCGGTGCCTGCTGGCCGCCGCCCTGCCACGCTGGGGACTGCCGGCCGACGCGCCGCTCTCGTTGCTGAACGTGTCGGAGAACGCCACCTTCATCGCCGGTGAAGCGCTGGTGTTGCGGGTCTATCGCGACGGCTACCACACGCCCGCGGAGATGCGGTCGGAGCTGGACTGGATCGCGGCGCTGCGCGCGGCAGGCGTCGTCCACACGCCCGCCCCGGTCCCGGCGCTGGACGGCACGCTGCTGCAGGCCCTGCCGGACGGCGCGGTGCTGCGGCACGCCGTCGCCTTTGCCCACATGCCGGGCGTGGACCCGGCCGGCGACCTGCCGGCGCGCTTCCGCCAGCTTGGCGGCATCACCGCGCGGCTGCATGCCCATGCGCGCGGCTGGTCGCCGCCGGAAGGCTTCCGGCGCAAGCGGTGGGATGCCTCGACCATGCTGGGCGACCAGGGCCACTGGGGTCCCTGGCGCGCCGCGATCGGGCTTGATGCGGCGGGCGAGGCGGTGCTGGCGGCCGTCGCGAGCCGGTTGGGCGATGAGCTGGACGCCTTCGGGGATGGCCCGGACCGCTTCGGGCTGGTGCATGCCGATCTGCGCCTGACCAACCTTCTGGCGGATGGCGCCCGCCTGGGCGTCATTGACTTCGACGATTGCGGCTTTTGCTGGCATCTCTACGATTTCGCCGCCGCCGTCAGCTTCATGGAACACGACCCGGCGGTGCCGCGGCTGATGGCGGAATGGATCGCCGGCTATCGTGCCGTGGCGCCGCTGGCGGAGCGCGACACCGCCATGCTGCCCCGCTTCATCATGCTGCGGCGCATGCTGCTGACCGCCTGGATCGCCTCGCATGCCGAAACGCCGACGGCACAGGCCCTGGGCGCGGATTACACCCATGGCACGGTGACGATGGGCCGGCGCTTCCTGGCTGGCACGGGCGTTGCTTCCGGGTAG
- a CDS encoding hydantoinase/oxoprolinase family protein, protein MQTSPTVRLAADIGGTFTDVVLDVGGARRTRKVLTTPAAPEDGVLDGIGLVLGDAGLQFSDIDVFVHGTTLATNAIIERRGARTALIATEGFRDVIEIGTESRYDQYDLSIEKPKPLVPRALRFTVPERVDADGAVRLPLDEAAVAALAPRLAEAGVQSVAFAFLHAYANPAHEQRAAAVLRGLMPDLAITLAHEVCPEVREYERTSTAVANAYVQPLMEGYLGRMAAALQARQYRGATYLVTSGGGLTALETAQKFPVRLVESGPAGGAIFAAQVALRADEQRVLSFDMGGTTAKVCLIEQGEPATARFFEVDRTARFMKGSGLPLKIPVIEMVEIGAGGGSIAQVDAMQRVTVGPESASSVPGPACYGRGGTRPAVTDADVAMGLIEPQGFAGGSMTLRADLSLDALGREIGGKLGLSPEMSAYAVYEMVCENMASAARVHAAERGAVIAQHTMIAFGGAAPLHAARVAEKVGVARVLVPPNAGVGSAVGFLAAPVAYEIVRSRHARIDGSFDGAGVSALFEEMAASARALVEPGARGAALFERRMGFMRYVGQGHEITVPLPNRALTADDVPELRRVFEAEYAAQFARIIPAAAIEVLNWSVLVSTTVEKPAIAPAVPPGPAPQASGRRRVFDGRSETHLDVPVFQRAAMAPGAVIPGPLVIAEDETTTFVSATFDAHIDGAGCIVMERKAA, encoded by the coding sequence TTGCAGACCTCGCCCACCGTCCGCCTCGCCGCCGATATCGGCGGCACCTTCACCGATGTGGTCCTGGACGTCGGCGGCGCCCGCCGCACCCGCAAGGTGCTGACCACGCCCGCGGCGCCGGAGGATGGCGTGCTCGACGGCATCGGGCTGGTGCTGGGCGATGCCGGGCTGCAGTTTTCCGACATCGACGTCTTCGTGCACGGCACGACGCTGGCCACCAACGCCATCATCGAGCGCCGGGGCGCCCGCACGGCCTTGATCGCGACCGAGGGCTTCCGCGACGTCATCGAGATCGGCACCGAAAGCCGCTACGACCAGTACGATCTTTCCATCGAGAAACCGAAGCCGCTGGTGCCGCGCGCCCTGCGCTTCACGGTGCCCGAGCGGGTGGATGCCGATGGCGCCGTGCGGCTGCCGCTGGATGAGGCCGCCGTCGCCGCCCTGGCGCCACGGCTGGCGGAAGCGGGCGTGCAGTCCGTCGCCTTCGCTTTTCTGCACGCCTATGCCAATCCGGCCCACGAACAGCGCGCCGCGGCGGTGCTGCGGGGGTTGATGCCGGACCTCGCCATCACCCTGGCGCACGAGGTCTGCCCGGAGGTGCGGGAATACGAGCGCACCTCCACCGCCGTGGCCAACGCCTATGTGCAGCCGCTGATGGAAGGCTATCTCGGCCGCATGGCGGCGGCGCTGCAGGCCCGGCAATATCGGGGCGCGACCTACCTGGTCACCTCGGGCGGCGGGCTGACAGCGCTGGAAACGGCGCAGAAGTTCCCGGTGCGGCTGGTGGAATCCGGCCCGGCGGGCGGCGCCATCTTCGCCGCCCAGGTCGCCTTGCGGGCGGACGAGCAGCGCGTGCTGTCCTTCGACATGGGCGGCACCACCGCCAAGGTCTGCCTGATCGAGCAAGGGGAGCCCGCGACGGCGCGCTTCTTCGAGGTGGACCGTACCGCGCGCTTCATGAAAGGCTCCGGCCTGCCGCTGAAGATACCGGTGATCGAGATGGTGGAGATCGGCGCCGGCGGCGGCTCCATCGCGCAGGTGGATGCCATGCAGCGGGTGACGGTGGGGCCGGAAAGCGCCTCCTCCGTACCTGGCCCAGCCTGCTACGGGCGCGGCGGCACCCGCCCGGCGGTGACGGATGCCGACGTGGCGATGGGGCTGATCGAGCCGCAAGGCTTCGCCGGCGGCAGCATGACGCTGCGGGCCGACCTGTCGCTGGACGCGCTGGGGCGGGAGATTGGCGGCAAGCTGGGGCTTTCGCCCGAGATGTCGGCCTATGCGGTGTATGAGATGGTTTGCGAGAACATGGCCAGCGCCGCTCGCGTGCATGCGGCGGAGCGCGGCGCGGTGATCGCACAGCACACCATGATCGCCTTCGGTGGCGCGGCGCCGCTGCATGCGGCACGGGTGGCCGAGAAGGTCGGCGTTGCCCGCGTGCTGGTGCCGCCCAATGCCGGGGTCGGCTCGGCGGTGGGCTTTCTCGCCGCGCCGGTGGCCTATGAGATCGTGCGCTCCCGCCACGCGCGGATCGATGGAAGCTTCGACGGGGCAGGGGTCTCGGCATTGTTCGAGGAAATGGCCGCCAGCGCCCGCGCGCTGGTCGAGCCCGGCGCGCGCGGTGCCGCGCTGTTCGAGCGGCGGATGGGCTTCATGCGCTATGTCGGCCAGGGGCACGAGATCACCGTGCCGCTGCCGAACCGCGCGCTGACGGCGGACGACGTGCCGGAGCTGCGCCGCGTCTTCGAGGCGGAATACGCCGCGCAGTTCGCCCGCATCATCCCGGCGGCGGCGATCGAGGTACTGAACTGGTCGGTGCTGGTTTCGACCACCGTGGAAAAGCCCGCCATCGCCCCCGCCGTGCCGCCAGGCCCGGCACCGCAGGCCAGTGGGCGCCGCAGGGTGTTCGACGGGCGTAGCGAGACGCATCTGGACGTGCCGGTCTTTCAGCGCGCCGCCATGGCGCCCGGCGCCGTCATCCCCGGCCCGCTGGTGATCGCGGAGGACGAGACGACCACCTTCGTCTCCGCCACCTTCGATGCGCATATCGACGGCGCGGGCTGCATCGTCATGGAAAGGAAGGCGGCATGA
- a CDS encoding hydantoinase B/oxoprolinase family protein, which translates to MSAQPGLIDLQIMWNRLIAVVGEQAQVLIRTAFSPIVRECGDISAGIFDLQGRMLAQAVTGTPGHVNSMAEAVKHFIRHFPLDTMREGDAFITNDPWMGTGHLNDFVITTPAFHDGKLVGLFSCTSHLMDIGGLGNGPEASDVFMEGLYIPMLKLIDRGTVNETLMAMIRANTRLPVDTEGDTYSLAACNDVGVRALSAMMAEFGITSLEPLADYIIERSREAVLAEIAKLPKGSWTHSMTIDGYDHPLTLQATLTITDSNIHVDYTGTSAAVARGINVPLAYTTAYTCFGIGCVVAAEIPNNAGSLAPLTVSAPVGAILNAEKPAPVSARHIIGQMLPDMVFGCLRQALPDRVPAEGTSCIWNIVVRGARPAGHGPNHGYAMTITTNGGTGARPRQDGLSATAYPSGVAGTPVEIAEIQSPLMFWRKELRADSGGAGRTRGGLGQVMEIENRDNAPFELLAAFDRIQFPPRGRDGGGDGAAGYVGLGSGAALRGKGLQVIPPGERLVVLTPGGGGLGEPAARDRGRVSADLRDGLISAETAARHGSIAAE; encoded by the coding sequence ATGAGCGCGCAACCCGGCCTGATCGACCTGCAGATCATGTGGAACCGCCTGATCGCCGTGGTGGGCGAGCAGGCGCAGGTGCTGATCCGCACCGCCTTCAGCCCCATCGTGCGCGAATGCGGCGACATCTCCGCCGGCATCTTCGACCTCCAGGGGCGGATGCTGGCCCAGGCCGTCACCGGCACGCCCGGCCACGTCAACTCGATGGCCGAGGCGGTGAAGCACTTCATCCGCCACTTCCCGCTGGACACGATGCGGGAAGGCGACGCCTTCATCACCAACGACCCCTGGATGGGCACGGGGCATCTCAACGACTTCGTCATCACCACGCCCGCCTTTCACGACGGCAAGCTGGTGGGGCTGTTCTCCTGCACCAGCCACCTGATGGATATCGGCGGCCTGGGCAATGGCCCCGAGGCCAGCGACGTCTTCATGGAGGGGCTCTACATCCCCATGCTGAAGCTGATCGACCGGGGCACGGTGAACGAGACGCTGATGGCGATGATCCGCGCCAACACGCGCCTGCCCGTCGATACGGAGGGCGACACCTATTCGCTGGCTGCCTGCAATGACGTGGGGGTGCGCGCCCTGTCCGCCATGATGGCGGAATTCGGCATCACCAGCCTGGAACCCCTGGCCGACTACATCATCGAGCGTTCGCGCGAGGCCGTGCTGGCCGAGATCGCCAAGTTGCCAAAGGGCAGCTGGACGCACAGCATGACCATCGACGGCTACGACCACCCGCTGACGCTGCAGGCGACGCTGACCATCACGGACAGCAACATCCATGTGGACTACACGGGCACCTCCGCCGCCGTGGCGCGGGGCATCAACGTGCCGCTGGCCTATACCACCGCCTATACCTGCTTCGGCATCGGTTGCGTCGTGGCGGCGGAGATCCCGAACAATGCCGGCTCGCTGGCGCCGCTCACCGTCTCGGCGCCCGTCGGTGCCATCCTGAACGCCGAGAAGCCGGCGCCGGTCTCCGCGCGCCACATCATCGGGCAGATGCTGCCGGACATGGTGTTCGGCTGCCTGCGGCAGGCATTGCCCGACCGCGTGCCGGCGGAAGGGACCTCCTGCATCTGGAACATCGTGGTGCGCGGCGCGCGGCCGGCAGGCCATGGCCCCAACCACGGCTACGCCATGACCATCACCACCAACGGCGGCACCGGCGCGCGGCCGCGGCAGGACGGGCTATCGGCCACCGCCTATCCCTCGGGCGTCGCCGGCACGCCGGTCGAGATCGCGGAGATCCAGTCGCCGCTGATGTTCTGGCGCAAGGAGCTGCGGGCGGATTCTGGCGGCGCCGGGCGCACGCGCGGCGGCCTGGGCCAGGTCATGGAGATCGAGAACCGCGACAACGCGCCCTTTGAGCTGCTGGCGGCGTTCGACCGCATCCAGTTCCCGCCGCGCGGCCGGGATGGCGGCGGGGACGGCGCTGCGGGCTATGTCGGGCTTGGCTCCGGCGCGGCGTTGCGCGGCAAGGGGCTGCAGGTCATCCCGCCGGGGGAGCGGCTGGTGGTGCTGACGCCCGGCGGTGGCGGCCTCGGCGAGCCGGCGGCGCGGGACAGGGGCCGGGTTTCGGCGGACCTGCGGGACGGGCTGATTTCAGCCGAGACCGCCGCCCGCCATGGCAGTATCGCGGCGGAATAA
- a CDS encoding bile acid:sodium symporter family protein — protein sequence MRLLRRLPIDRFLLMLVATVALAALLPARGTAAEGVGALASVAVALLFFIYGAKLAPKAVVEGLLHWRLQALVLGSTFVLFPLLGLLATALLGRWIGPGLSLGLLFLCVLPSTVQSSIAFTSVARGNVPAALCCASVSNLLGMVLTPALVALLLQTKGAGFSTDALRDIGLHLLLPFLVGQAARPLIGGFISRHKLLTSVVDRGSILLVVYAAFSEGVVSGIWHQVDPASLLVVALADMAILGIVLSVTMLAARRLGFGKADEIVIVFCGSKKSLASGVPMASILFPGHPVGLLVLPLMLFHQIQLFACAALAQRYARRDEMPKGALPAE from the coding sequence ATGCGCCTGCTTCGCCGGCTACCGATCGACCGTTTTCTGCTGATGCTCGTCGCCACCGTGGCGCTGGCGGCGTTGCTGCCGGCACGCGGCACGGCGGCGGAAGGAGTGGGCGCACTGGCCTCGGTCGCCGTGGCGCTGCTGTTCTTCATCTACGGCGCCAAGCTGGCGCCCAAGGCGGTGGTCGAGGGCCTGTTGCATTGGCGCCTGCAGGCCCTGGTGCTCGGCAGCACCTTTGTGCTGTTTCCCTTGCTCGGCCTGCTGGCCACCGCTCTTCTGGGGCGCTGGATCGGGCCGGGCCTGTCGCTCGGCCTGCTGTTCCTGTGCGTGCTGCCGTCCACGGTGCAGTCCTCGATCGCCTTCACATCCGTGGCGCGCGGCAATGTGCCGGCGGCGCTGTGCTGCGCGTCGGTGTCCAACCTCCTGGGCATGGTGCTGACACCGGCTCTGGTGGCGCTGCTGCTGCAAACCAAGGGCGCCGGCTTCAGCACGGATGCGCTGCGCGACATCGGGCTGCACCTGCTGCTGCCGTTTCTGGTCGGCCAGGCGGCACGCCCCTTGATCGGCGGCTTCATCAGCCGGCACAAGCTGCTGACCTCGGTGGTGGACCGCGGCTCCATCCTGCTGGTGGTGTATGCGGCCTTCAGCGAGGGCGTGGTGTCCGGCATCTGGCACCAGGTAGACCCGGCCAGCCTGCTGGTGGTCGCCCTGGCGGATATGGCGATCCTGGGCATCGTCCTGAGCGTCACCATGCTGGCCGCGAGACGGCTTGGCTTCGGCAAGGCGGACGAGATCGTGATCGTTTTCTGCGGGTCCAAGAAAAGCCTGGCGAGCGGCGTGCCGATGGCCAGCATCCTGTTTCCCGGCCACCCCGTGGGGCTGCTGGTGCTGCCGCTGATGCTGTTCCACCAGATCCAGCTCTTCGCCTGCGCCGCGCTGGCACAGCGCTATGCCCGGCGGGACGAGATGCCCAAGGGCGCCCTGCCCGCCGAGTAA
- a CDS encoding LysR family transcriptional regulator has protein sequence MVHPDLLRSFLAVAETRSFTEAARRLGLRQSTVSQHVRRLEDQVRRSLFARDTHSVALTPDGDALCGFARRILDAQDRMERHLAGSSLRGRIRLGASEDFAYSRLPEVLAEFGLAHDGVDLELTVGLSGLLYERYDAGELDVILVKRRGTDPRGESAWQEPLAWIGRPGLRPDPALPLPLVLFPPPSITRAHCLDALQRAGRAWRVACTSGSLSGLRAAALAGLGVTAHSARLVPPGLAPLPPSRHLPALGEIEFVVIGPGPQHRPARALMDAILENAGRLRAEG, from the coding sequence ATGGTGCACCCCGATCTGCTCCGATCGTTTCTGGCGGTGGCGGAAACGCGCAGCTTCACGGAAGCCGCGCGGCGGCTCGGGTTGCGGCAATCCACTGTCAGCCAGCATGTCCGCCGGCTGGAAGACCAGGTCCGCCGCAGCCTGTTTGCCCGCGACACCCATTCCGTGGCGCTGACGCCGGATGGCGATGCGCTGTGCGGCTTCGCGCGCCGCATCCTGGATGCGCAGGACCGCATGGAGCGGCACCTCGCTGGTTCCTCGCTGCGCGGGCGGATCCGGCTCGGGGCGTCGGAGGACTTCGCCTATTCCCGGCTGCCCGAGGTGCTCGCGGAATTCGGCCTGGCGCACGACGGCGTCGACCTCGAACTGACGGTGGGGCTGAGCGGGCTGCTGTACGAACGCTATGACGCGGGCGAGCTGGATGTGATCCTGGTGAAGCGGCGCGGCACCGACCCGCGCGGCGAAAGCGCCTGGCAGGAGCCGCTGGCCTGGATCGGCCGCCCCGGCCTCCGGCCCGACCCGGCGCTACCGCTGCCACTGGTGCTGTTTCCGCCGCCCAGCATCACCCGCGCCCATTGCCTGGATGCCCTGCAACGCGCCGGGCGCGCATGGCGGGTGGCCTGCACCAGCGGCAGCCTCAGCGGGTTGCGGGCGGCGGCGCTGGCCGGATTGGGGGTGACGGCCCATTCGGCGCGGCTGGTGCCGCCGGGGCTCGCGCCGCTGCCGCCATCCCGCCACCTGCCGGCGCTGGGCGAGATCGAGTTCGTCGTGATCGGTCCCGGACCGCAGCACCGCCCGGCCCGGGCCCTGATGGATGCCATCCTGGAGAATGCCGGGCGGCTGCGGGCCGAGGGCTAG